The Salicibibacter halophilus DNA window GGCTTTGGATGGACAGACAGAACATGATATTTCCATCTTTTCTCTTTCGCGACCTGCCTTACAACAAAGTGAAAATGCTTTGGGTTAATGAGTGTGCACAGGAGGATTCCCCTGTGCACTTTTTTAGCTTATACAACTAGGTGTGCTATCACGCACCTTTTGTTTTCATGCGTCTAACACGACTTATTTTTTCATCCCCCTATCGCCTGTATTTGAACCCCCGCATTTTCCACCTTTTCACGAACATTTTTCGCGAAATCAAGGGCGTATGCCCCGTCCCCGTGTATACATACGGTTTCTGCGTGTATGTCCACATCTTTTCCTTGCTGAGAGCGCACTTTTTGTTCGCCAATCATACGAATGACTTGATTGGCTGCTTGGTCGGCATCTTCGATCAAAGCGTTAGCTTCACGCCGGGAAGTTAATGTCCCGTCTTCCTGATATGTCCGATCGGCGAAAACTTCGCTCCCCGTCTTTAAGCCCATGTTTTTTCCGGCTTTGAGAAGTTCTCCTCCGGCAAGGCCAAAAAGAATAAGCTCCGGATCAATATCATAGACCGCCCGAGCGATTGCCTCGGACAATTCAGGCTCTTTCGTTGCTCGGTTGTAGAGCATTCCGTGTGCTTTCACGTGACGCATCCGGCCACCTTCGGATTGGACAATCCCCCACAAGGCACCGACTTGATAAGCAACAATATCGTAGGCTTCTTCAGGCAAAAGATCTATATGACGCCTCCCGAAACCCATGAGATCTGGAAGACCCGGATGTGCACCAATGGCAGCGCCATTCTCGATGGCGAGCCGCACCGTTTTTCTCATTGTGGAAGGGTCACCCGCGTGAAAACCACAGGCGATATTGGCTGAAGAGATATAGGGAAGAATTTCTTCATCTGCCCCCATTTTATAAACACCAAAACTTTCACCCATGTCACAGTTCATATCAATCGTTGTCATTTCAAATTCCTCCTCTAATTAGGGGTTGCTGAATGACCTACCGTTCATTCACGCAACCTTGGGGGAGCCTTCTGAACATCGAACGTCCTGAACCAAATACATGAAAAAAATAAAAAAAGAATGCTCCCGAAGGGCTTTCGAGAGATTCATGACGAGCACTTGGAGGGAAATCACTGTTTCACTGGTATTTCGAAGGCATGCTCGAATAAGACCAAGGCCATAGGTGCGCTTTCCTTCACCGAATTTCCCTTCGATGGCATTTCGTTCTGCGGCATCCTGCTTCTCGATCTGCTTTTGTTCTTTGGATTCTTGTTTGGGAGGACGGCCCAGCTTGGGACCCGTTAGGCGAATCCCGCGTTCCTTGCAGTACTTTCGGTTCTCGCGTGTGAGATAAATCTTATCCGCCAAAACAGCTTCGGGATAAACGCCAGCGCGCTGCGCATAGGCTTCCACGGCGCCAGGAAGATCAGCGGCTTCGTGATACGCATCCCACTGCAAGTTGTCGAGAAACGCCCATCCGTCTACCAGGCTCATGGACAACTTGGCGCCAAACTCCACGTTCGTATGGGCCTTTCCACGAACAATCGGCCGAACATGAGGTTGGTGAATGCTAACGATCCGATCCTCAATGCGGTGGGTCTTTGAATCATACATCTGCCTTTGTTGGCGATACAATTCTTGGATGACAAAGAGTTCACCGTACTGTTTACGGCTGAGTCGGTCGAGTCCGGATTGAAGAGACAGTTTCTCCAGATGGTTGAGATCTCGCTCCACATAGCCTAGCTGCTTTCGAATCGCTTTCCGTACCTTCTTGCGTTTCGGGCTTTTCTGTTTGGCAATGGACAGGTAAGACTTTCGAGCTTGGTTCCGGTAAGTTCGAGGTTTCTTCCGGCTTCCACGGAATGGTTCGTGCAACACGTCAATCATCGTTTCCAGCTTTTCACGGGCTTCATTCAAAAGTTTCAAGTCCGTTGGGTAGGTGATAGCTGCAGGTGCACACGTGGCATCGATCAAGAGCTTTCCTTGATGTGTCTCCGCGGCGTCTGTCTCCTTCTTTTTTTCTTCAGCGGGCGCTGAAGATGAAGGCGTTCCGCGATGATCATCATCGTCATCGCCATCGCCACTATCTTTTTGAGATTGTTGGTCTTCCACGATCCACGCATTGACTTGATCGATCATCTCACGGGATATACGTTTACGAAAGTGCGTCATGGTCGAAGCATCGAAAGGCGCTGTTTCAGTGAATTCAGGCAGGCCAAGGAAGTATTGCAGGTACGGATTCTCGGTCATCTGTTCGACGGTTTCACGGTCACTCGTGCCTAGTTTCTCTTTGATAATCAGGGCACCCAGAGCCATTCGGACCGAATACGCTTGATTCCCTTGTGTCAGGTCCTTGAGGGTTTCCTTATACGCTTCTTCTACTTTCCACCACGGGATCAAGCTTGCCAGCACGACCCAACGGTTATCCGGGTTCAATCGGCCACCGAATGGTAGAAAAAAGTCATCGGGTAAAAGCATTTGATGTTCCGAATGGTGATACATGATTTCGTCCTCCAGGTGCAAGGTTTTTTCGTCTCTTTGTAGACTTTCCTTTGCACTTTACTTCGACAAAAATAGCGAAAATCCTTGTTAATAAGGGAATTTTTATCTATTCAGCAGCACCTAATTAGTTAAACCAGAGTGCCACGATTTCTTCAAAAGCGATAATACTTGCCCCAATCGTAAAAAGAACAGTTATCGCTCCAAAAACAAGAAGCCAAGTCGGATGACGATAATCGCCGACAATGGATTTTTTTCGGGAGGCAATTAAAATCGTCGTAAGTACGATCGGCAAGATCATCCCATTAACTGCACCAGCGAGAATTAAGAGTGTGACCGGCTCCCCAATCGCGATAAATATCAAAGAGGATATCGTAATAAAACCGGCAATAAACCAGCCGTTGTATTTTTCGAAAATGGGATGAAAGGAACGTAAAAATGAAATGCTCGTATAGGCCACACCGATGACGGAACTAATGGCAGCGAACGTCAAGACAATCCCGAACATGTAGTATCCAACATCACCAAGCGCGTATAGAAATGGAGTCGCGGCGGGGTTATTTTCATCCAGAGTAATACCGGATGTGACGACGCCCAAAAACATTAAAAAGAGAAATACACGCATAACGCCCGTCGTTAATATTCCCAACACTGACGCATTGCTGACAAACCCGACATTTTCCTTTCCGGTAATCCCCGCGTCTACGAGCCGGTGGCCGCCGGCAAAAGAAATATAACCGCCGACCGTACCGCCGACAATCGTCACTAGCGGCAAAAGAAGCACTACGTAATTCTCCTCGGGGAAGATTGTTTGTACCAATGCCTCCGTATAAGGAGGGTCCGTGTTTAACATAACATAGCCGGTCATAAGAATCATAACCACACCGGCAATTTGCACGATCACATCCATAATGCGGCCAAAATGCCGGACGGAAAAAATGATAATCGTGAATACCGTAATAATAATGGCTCCTATTTCTACCGGCAAGTCGAAAAGTACGTTTAACCCGAGTCCCGCTCCGCCCAGATTGCCAATGTTAAAGGCAAATCCGCCGAAAATAATTAGGCCGGCAACGAGATATCCTAACCCAGGCAATACTTTGTTCGCGATCTCCTGGCCGCGCTGGCCTGATACGGAAATGACACGCCAAATATTCAGTTGCACGCCAATATCAATGACGAGCGAAGCCACGATCGCGAATGCAAAACTGGCCATATAATCTTGCGTGAAGGACGCCGTTTGCGTCAGGAAAGCCGGTCCGATGGCTGAAGTAGCCATTAAAAAAATGGCACCGCGTAAAAATTTATTACGCTCCTTACTGGTCATTGGATGATTCAGCCCATTGCTCAAAGAAAATCCCTCCTTCTCTAAATGACGCCGAGTCTTTCATTTCTTACATCGGTAATAAACATATGTCCCGGCGCGTGTGTGATCATCAATTCCGGTTTACTCTCCATCGCCACGGATTGCGGCGTCACACCGCATGCCCAAAATACCGGCACTTCATTTTCATTAATAGAAACGGCATCCCCGTAATCGGGCTCGTCCAAATCCGAAATCCCAATAAAGGCTGGGTCACCGATGTGTATCGGCGCCCCATGCACATCCGGAAAACGGGAGGTCACCTGGACCGCCCGCACGACATGATCTTTCGGTATCGGGCGCATACTGACGACCATCGGTCCGTGAAAAATACCGGCTGGTTCCGTTTGAATATTCGTCTTGTACATCGGGACATTGCACCCTTCATCGTTATGGCGCATTCCAATGCCATTAGCAATAAGTGCTTCTTCAAATGTAAAACTGCATCCCAATAAGAAAGCGACCATATCATCTTGCCAATACTCGGTAATATCCATAACTTCCCGGGCAAATTTTCCATCTCTATATATGTGATACTTTGGCACATCCATGCGCAAATCGGCTTCCGGTGCGAATTTACGCGCGACCGACGACCCTGCTTCACTCACATCAAGCACCGGACATGACTTTGGATTTCGTTGGCTAAACAGCAAAAACTCAAAAGCGAGGTCTTTTTTCAAAATAACGAGATTGGCCTGGGTAAATCCCCCGGCATGACCAGAGGTCGGACTTGTCATCTCTCCGCACCGGATTTTTTCCATCAACTGCTGTTTCTCATCCAATTTGACCCCCCCTTTTCTTCCAATGCTTTTATAAGTTCTTCCCCATGTTCTTCAATAAAATGAATATCATAATCGCTGTTTTGAAACCTCGGATCATCAAACAATTGCAATTGGAAAGGAATCGTCGTCGCAACCCCTTCGATTGTTGTCTCTTGTA harbors:
- a CDS encoding LamB/YcsF family protein; this encodes MTTIDMNCDMGESFGVYKMGADEEILPYISSANIACGFHAGDPSTMRKTVRLAIENGAAIGAHPGLPDLMGFGRRHIDLLPEEAYDIVAYQVGALWGIVQSEGGRMRHVKAHGMLYNRATKEPELSEAIARAVYDIDPELILFGLAGGELLKAGKNMGLKTGSEVFADRTYQEDGTLTSRREANALIEDADQAANQVIRMIGEQKVRSQQGKDVDIHAETVCIHGDGAYALDFAKNVREKVENAGVQIQAIGG
- a CDS encoding IS5 family transposase; its protein translation is MYHHSEHQMLLPDDFFLPFGGRLNPDNRWVVLASLIPWWKVEEAYKETLKDLTQGNQAYSVRMALGALIIKEKLGTSDRETVEQMTENPYLQYFLGLPEFTETAPFDASTMTHFRKRISREMIDQVNAWIVEDQQSQKDSGDGDDDDDHRGTPSSSAPAEEKKKETDAAETHQGKLLIDATCAPAAITYPTDLKLLNEAREKLETMIDVLHEPFRGSRKKPRTYRNQARKSYLSIAKQKSPKRKKVRKAIRKQLGYVERDLNHLEKLSLQSGLDRLSRKQYGELFVIQELYRQQRQMYDSKTHRIEDRIVSIHQPHVRPIVRGKAHTNVEFGAKLSMSLVDGWAFLDNLQWDAYHEAADLPGAVEAYAQRAGVYPEAVLADKIYLTRENRKYCKERGIRLTGPKLGRPPKQESKEQKQIEKQDAAERNAIEGKFGEGKRTYGLGLIRACLRNTSETVISLQVLVMNLSKALREHSFFIFFMYLVQDVRCSEGSPKVA
- a CDS encoding NRAMP family divalent metal transporter, which translates into the protein MTSKERNKFLRGAIFLMATSAIGPAFLTQTASFTQDYMASFAFAIVASLVIDIGVQLNIWRVISVSGQRGQEIANKVLPGLGYLVAGLIIFGGFAFNIGNLGGAGLGLNVLFDLPVEIGAIIITVFTIIIFSVRHFGRIMDVIVQIAGVVMILMTGYVMLNTDPPYTEALVQTIFPEENYVVLLLPLVTIVGGTVGGYISFAGGHRLVDAGITGKENVGFVSNASVLGILTTGVMRVFLFLMFLGVVTSGITLDENNPAATPFLYALGDVGYYMFGIVLTFAAISSVIGVAYTSISFLRSFHPIFEKYNGWFIAGFITISSLIFIAIGEPVTLLILAGAVNGMILPIVLTTILIASRKKSIVGDYRHPTWLLVFGAITVLFTIGASIIAFEEIVALWFN
- a CDS encoding putative hydro-lyase → MEKIRCGEMTSPTSGHAGGFTQANLVILKKDLAFEFLLFSQRNPKSCPVLDVSEAGSSVARKFAPEADLRMDVPKYHIYRDGKFAREVMDITEYWQDDMVAFLLGCSFTFEEALIANGIGMRHNDEGCNVPMYKTNIQTEPAGIFHGPMVVSMRPIPKDHVVRAVQVTSRFPDVHGAPIHIGDPAFIGISDLDEPDYGDAVSINENEVPVFWACGVTPQSVAMESKPELMITHAPGHMFITDVRNERLGVI